A stretch of the Tautonia marina genome encodes the following:
- a CDS encoding serine/threonine-protein kinase, whose protein sequence is MIGTTLKRRFSIDRELGRGGMGAVFRALDLTLQRPVAIKILRELGGPEVHERLGLEARILARLQHDGIVRLYDFDQEDGITYFIMEEVDGPSYHLRWKDLPIPKRLGILASVAEALDYAHHQGIIHRDLKPGNILLTRDDRPKLSDFGLSVLMEQEQETGVARGTPLYMSPEQARGRKLDPRSDLYSLGVLLYEAATGGTPFRGNPMAVMAQHVSSEPAEPRSINPEISEALNALILRLMAKAPADRPATGAEAAAAIRHLIEGDRWRSGAEPKPEGAVDAVAETVAAAAPTVAAEAEAAPGSKRRSIKRRKDAEQMIAEVERVPIVLSAEERYLSGHYLAYLLGGSRRRGIFLMRPLDPRNADRARLMLAMTWLMTLRKVTEEDIARAARLLDEQVDIRPMLSPIVVIKYLRGRADAARRKRFRKIRQALQQASKRAQAHLTDENGLLNPGLMPQNLDDLKKIAPQRTEVDDHLVDRWNRLTDAWRSRPEFRRAILKYATLRAADDPASERLWPEVVHPLIERALWQRRLRSKAEGFWDAASRVVPVSAAPGRMMDRAIETSVPVDDVDDLDDSLEHFEPDPEYLDAVLDDEEPISEPEPVSSLTVSRASLRAITGEESSSSREFIPLVDPDPECFSLGELRELRLEALNALKNRSATQGHRIVPVGPYRLAVVPSVRANKAGTVAIQGMPNKQIEMLVPSFAGGGSNAKPILAVWHYTNKSMVIGYLDQRSSPRYILWNAAVNQQSNHPEPADLNSELLKLNMEAPDRPDKALVKRFWSSGSK, encoded by the coding sequence GTGATCGGCACGACGCTGAAGCGACGGTTCTCGATTGATCGTGAACTGGGACGAGGGGGGATGGGGGCGGTCTTTCGCGCTCTGGACCTGACGCTTCAGCGGCCGGTGGCCATTAAGATCCTCCGTGAGCTGGGCGGGCCGGAGGTTCACGAGCGGCTCGGCCTCGAAGCCCGCATTCTCGCCCGGTTGCAGCACGACGGCATCGTTCGGCTCTACGACTTCGACCAGGAAGACGGCATCACCTACTTCATCATGGAGGAGGTGGACGGGCCGAGCTATCACCTGCGCTGGAAGGACCTGCCGATCCCGAAGCGCCTGGGCATTCTGGCCTCGGTGGCCGAGGCGCTCGACTACGCCCACCACCAGGGGATCATCCACCGCGATCTGAAGCCCGGGAACATCCTGCTGACCCGAGACGACCGGCCGAAGCTCTCGGACTTCGGCCTCTCGGTCCTGATGGAGCAGGAGCAGGAAACCGGCGTCGCCCGCGGAACGCCACTCTATATGAGTCCGGAACAGGCCCGAGGACGGAAGCTCGACCCGAGGTCCGACCTGTACTCGCTCGGTGTCTTGCTCTACGAGGCGGCGACGGGAGGGACTCCCTTTCGAGGGAACCCGATGGCGGTGATGGCGCAGCACGTCAGCTCGGAGCCGGCGGAACCCCGGTCGATCAACCCCGAGATTTCCGAAGCGCTCAACGCCTTGATCCTCCGCCTGATGGCCAAGGCCCCGGCCGATCGCCCGGCCACCGGAGCCGAGGCCGCCGCGGCCATCCGCCACCTGATCGAAGGGGACCGCTGGCGAAGCGGAGCCGAACCCAAGCCCGAAGGCGCGGTCGATGCCGTGGCGGAGACAGTCGCGGCCGCCGCACCGACGGTCGCGGCCGAGGCCGAGGCCGCCCCGGGCTCGAAGCGTCGCTCGATCAAGCGTCGGAAAGACGCGGAGCAGATGATCGCCGAGGTGGAGCGCGTGCCGATCGTGCTTTCGGCCGAGGAGCGGTATCTGAGCGGGCATTATCTGGCCTACTTGCTTGGCGGCTCGCGGCGGCGCGGCATCTTCCTGATGCGGCCGCTCGACCCGAGAAACGCCGACCGGGCTCGCCTGATGCTGGCGATGACCTGGCTGATGACCCTGCGGAAGGTCACCGAGGAGGACATCGCTCGGGCCGCCCGTTTGCTCGATGAGCAGGTGGACATCCGGCCGATGCTGAGCCCGATCGTCGTCATCAAGTACCTGCGCGGTCGGGCCGACGCTGCCCGCCGGAAGCGCTTCCGCAAGATTCGCCAGGCGTTGCAACAGGCGAGCAAGCGTGCCCAGGCCCACCTGACCGACGAGAACGGCCTGCTCAACCCCGGCCTGATGCCCCAGAACCTCGACGACCTGAAGAAGATCGCCCCGCAACGGACCGAGGTGGATGACCATCTGGTCGATCGCTGGAACCGCCTGACCGACGCCTGGCGATCGCGTCCCGAGTTCCGCCGCGCGATCCTGAAGTACGCCACCCTCCGCGCCGCCGACGATCCGGCCAGCGAGCGGCTTTGGCCCGAGGTGGTGCACCCGCTTATCGAACGCGCGTTGTGGCAGCGTCGCTTGCGATCGAAGGCCGAGGGGTTCTGGGACGCCGCCAGTCGGGTCGTGCCCGTTTCGGCTGCTCCGGGCCGGATGATGGATCGGGCAATCGAAACGTCGGTGCCCGTGGATGACGTGGACGACCTGGACGACTCGCTGGAGCATTTCGAGCCGGACCCCGAGTACCTGGACGCGGTGCTCGACGACGAGGAGCCGATCTCCGAACCCGAGCCGGTGTCGAGCCTGACCGTCAGCCGGGCCTCGCTTCGGGCGATCACGGGCGAAGAAAGCTCCTCGTCGCGCGAGTTCATTCCGCTGGTTGATCCCGACCCCGAATGTTTCTCACTGGGAGAACTGCGCGAGCTTCGTCTCGAAGCGCTGAACGCGTTGAAAAACCGCTCGGCCACGCAAGGGCACCGGATCGTGCCCGTCGGGCCGTATCGGCTGGCGGTTGTTCCTTCGGTTCGGGCCAACAAGGCCGGTACGGTGGCGATTCAGGGGATGCCGAACAAGCAAATCGAGATGCTTGTCCCTTCCTTCGCCGGGGGCGGGTCGAACGCGAAGCCGATCCTGGCCGTCTGGCATTATACGAACAAGAGCATGGTGATCGGTTACCTCGATCAGCGCAGCTCGCCGCGCTACATTCTTTGGAACGCCGCCGTCAACCAGCAATCGAACCACCCCGAACCCGCCGACTTGAACAGCGAGCTGTTGAAGCTCAACATGGAAGCGCCCGATCGGCCCGACAAGGCGCTCGTCAAGCGCTTCTGGTCGTCGGGGAGCAAGTGA
- a CDS encoding formylmethanofuran dehydrogenase subunit A, with protein sequence MTTPTLRIAGGTIYDPIHDVDGERGDLWIADGRIVPPPDAPESFRGRTIDASGYVVMPGGIDMHCHVAGPKVNAGRLMTPEAFREGRALPRTERTRSGLVGRVPTTAATGHLFAGIGYTTAMDAAIPPLHARAAHDELRDTPILDNGFYTLLGNAHRVLDCAASGDLEALDAYCAWALDASKGYAIKVVNPGDVEDYKHVSRKGMRELDEDVTGFGASPRQVVQGLAGAADRLGLPHPVHIHCNNLGVPGNWRTTRATMEAIDGFRGHFAHIQFHSYDGDPSDPRSFSSAVPKLLEYVRRHKEITVDVGHVSPGPAMILTGDPRAGDRLHRQLGGKWLNADIEQESSCGVIPIEYLPEKNLITAVQWAIALEWYLLMEDPWRIALTSDHPNGGAFYRYPEMIYLLMDRAFRTEALASMPKGLRERSVIHELDREYSLFEIAILTRAAPARMLGLTARKGHLGPGADADIAIYSPNSDRRAMFERPRWVFKGGELVVDDGIVVAETYGRTFVLSPDFDAGRLPGIRDWFERSYSVQFANYALAPEELPKAEVVPSGEG encoded by the coding sequence GTGACGACTCCCACGCTCCGCATCGCCGGGGGAACGATTTACGACCCGATCCACGACGTTGACGGCGAGAGGGGGGACCTCTGGATCGCCGACGGCCGGATTGTGCCGCCGCCGGACGCCCCGGAGTCGTTCCGGGGGCGAACGATTGATGCGTCGGGCTATGTGGTGATGCCCGGCGGTATCGACATGCACTGCCACGTGGCCGGGCCGAAGGTCAACGCGGGGCGGTTGATGACGCCGGAGGCGTTCCGCGAGGGGCGCGCCCTGCCTCGGACGGAGCGCACGCGATCGGGCCTTGTCGGGCGAGTGCCGACGACCGCGGCGACCGGGCACCTGTTCGCCGGGATCGGCTACACGACGGCGATGGACGCGGCGATTCCCCCGTTGCACGCGAGGGCCGCGCACGACGAGCTACGCGATACGCCGATTCTCGATAACGGGTTTTACACGCTGCTCGGGAATGCTCATCGCGTGCTCGACTGCGCGGCGTCGGGGGATCTGGAGGCGCTCGACGCCTATTGCGCCTGGGCCCTGGATGCGAGCAAGGGGTATGCGATCAAGGTGGTCAACCCCGGCGACGTGGAAGATTACAAGCATGTCAGTCGGAAAGGGATGCGAGAACTGGACGAGGACGTGACCGGCTTCGGCGCGTCGCCGCGTCAGGTGGTGCAAGGGCTGGCCGGGGCGGCCGATCGCCTGGGATTGCCGCATCCGGTGCACATTCATTGCAACAATCTGGGCGTGCCCGGCAACTGGCGGACGACCCGGGCGACGATGGAGGCGATCGACGGGTTCCGGGGGCACTTCGCTCACATTCAGTTTCACAGTTATGACGGCGACCCGAGCGACCCCCGCAGCTTTTCCTCGGCGGTGCCGAAGCTGCTCGAATACGTCCGCCGGCACAAGGAGATCACCGTCGATGTGGGGCACGTGAGCCCTGGCCCGGCGATGATCTTGACCGGCGACCCCCGCGCGGGCGATCGGCTGCATCGGCAACTCGGCGGCAAGTGGCTGAACGCCGACATCGAGCAGGAAAGCAGTTGCGGCGTGATTCCAATTGAGTACCTGCCGGAGAAAAACCTGATCACGGCGGTTCAGTGGGCGATCGCGCTGGAGTGGTATCTGTTGATGGAAGACCCCTGGCGGATCGCTCTGACGAGCGACCACCCCAACGGAGGGGCCTTCTATCGTTACCCGGAAATGATTTACCTGTTGATGGATCGGGCGTTCCGGACCGAGGCGCTTGCCTCGATGCCGAAGGGCCTGCGCGAGCGATCGGTGATTCACGAGCTCGACCGGGAATACTCGCTGTTCGAGATCGCCATTCTTACCCGAGCGGCCCCGGCTCGGATGCTGGGCCTGACCGCGCGCAAGGGGCACCTCGGCCCTGGGGCCGACGCCGACATTGCCATCTATTCCCCGAATTCCGACCGCCGCGCCATGTTTGAGCGGCCCCGCTGGGTGTTCAAAGGTGGGGAACTGGTCGTGGACGACGGCATCGTCGTGGCCGAGACGTACGGCCGCACCTTCGTCCTGTCTCCCGACTTCGACGCCGGCCGCTTGCCCGGGATTCGCGACTGGTTCGAGCGGTCCTACTCGGTTCAGTTCGCCAACTATGCCCTCGCTCCGGAGGAGCTTCCGAAAGCCGAGGTGGTGCCGAGCGGTGAGGGGTAA
- a CDS encoding type II toxin-antitoxin system death-on-curing family toxin, whose amino-acid sequence MRYLSLEEVIALHRMLIAQSGGSDGLRDPKTLDSAVAQPRMTFGGEDLYPTLIEKAAALGFSLVMNHAFIDGNKRIGHAAMEVFLALNGFEISASVDEQERVILDLAAGLLKRDAFIEWLRTHVVARGRLSDM is encoded by the coding sequence ATGCGATACCTGAGTTTGGAAGAGGTCATCGCGCTGCACCGAATGCTCATCGCCCAGTCAGGTGGGTCCGACGGCCTTCGTGATCCTAAAACCCTCGATTCGGCGGTCGCCCAGCCCCGGATGACCTTTGGCGGCGAGGATCTCTATCCGACGCTCATTGAGAAGGCCGCCGCCCTTGGCTTCTCACTCGTCATGAATCACGCGTTCATCGACGGAAACAAGCGGATCGGCCACGCAGCCATGGAAGTTTTCCTCGCGCTCAATGGCTTCGAAATTTCGGCATCGGTCGATGAGCAGGAGCGGGTGATTCTCGACCTCGCGGCGGGGCTTCTCAAACGCGATGCGTTTATCGAATGGCTCCGCACGCACGTCGTCGCACGAGGAAGACTTAGCGACATGTGA
- a CDS encoding DNA-binding protein, whose translation MTVDCEEEQMSSITITLPEESARRLNDRARDAGTTPEELLQAGIEEWLSRPRGDFAEVAEFILKKNAELYRRLAQ comes from the coding sequence ATGACAGTTGACTGTGAGGAGGAGCAGATGTCGTCCATTACCATCACACTTCCTGAGGAATCCGCGCGTCGGCTGAACGATCGAGCCAGAGATGCGGGGACAACCCCGGAAGAGTTGCTCCAGGCGGGGATCGAGGAATGGCTTTCTCGGCCTCGCGGCGATTTCGCTGAAGTGGCCGAATTCATCCTGAAGAAGAACGCCGAACTCTACCGACGACTGGCGCAATAA